The DNA window AAGCCAAACTGGATCTATTTTTTTAAACACATTCTTACTCTTTATTGGCTTCTGACAGGGCTTTGACAATGGATATTTCATCTCAGTGTAATCTGCATGCTGATTCTGGTCATTTTGGTGGAATCTGAACCCCCAGCAGCTTTCAAATGAGTGAATGCTTTAAAAACTGatttgaaatgaaaaataaaataatgacGAATTGCAGCACACTTAACATTTGATATGGAAAGCGGGTTTGCTGTCTGTGTTTGCAATTAATTTGACTgccaaaaattttaaataatgctCTGAATTCCACCTTTCAAATACTTACAGCAGccgacaaatattttataaatttgtaatcatttaaatatagaaaaaataaGGGTAATATTTCAAATTCAGTGATATCTTCTCATTGCATGGGATTTAAAAGCAGGCACTCCTCTAAAAATCGCCACAGGTTTAACTTTGTTGTGCAGTGTCGGCCATTTGAGGAGCATGGTGCTGATGTGATGTTGTGTGGAGGACCAGCCTCCAATGCCACAAACTTGCGTATGCAAAGGGGGATTGCAATCGAATTCATTGAATTCGATTTAAAAGCGAAATGAAAACGAGACTGACGACTCAATGGAGGGGCGGGGGCGTTGAATGCCTCTGTGGGCGTGGAGCACATAGCTGATATGCCCAAAGGCATGCGAGGCATGTGCCTCAAAAGGCAACAATAAGTACAAAAAAGAAGTGAAACAATTAAGCGCAATGTGAACCAGAAAAAGGGCTCCCAACAACATATTTAACGGCACTTTTGCGGTTATCTGTGGGCGGCAAAGAGTTGGAGGCGTGCCTGAAAATGAACCAAAAATGAAAAGGGTAAAAGAAGTcatttgtttgcttgcttATTTATTGACGATGATTTCATTGTTCTTATAATTCGATTGCACACTTAAAGGCTATTTACAGGATTCGCTTGCCTATGCTTAAGTTCATTTCTGCCCACGAAATTCTGCGAGACTTTTATTACAATTATACATTAATATTACATTGATTTTGTTTGTAAATTCTCACGTGCATTTCAGTTGCTTAGAGctacaaaaattttaaataaattcgaACAGAACAAAAAAGAGCGCAATCAAAACCGGAAACGAGGAAAACTACATAGCGTCGCCGCCATTTTATAGCGCGACGACTTCCGTGCGCCATATTGAAATGTCAGCGGTGTGAAGAGTCGCACTGCGGTCATCGTCATCGAAATTGCCACCAGCAGCAGATGCTGCACTTGTGAATTTGGAGTGGCACCTGCAACAGGAAGAGGCAGAGATAGGGCAATAGAATGTGAGTGCGAGGGAGTGGTAATGGCCAGTGGGGTCGGCGGGGTCAGTGGGGTCAACCGGTCAGAGATCagacttttattaatttgcgTTAAAATTTGTCCAAATAGCGAGACCGCGACCGGACTGTCAGTCCGTGTGGAaacgtatttatttttaattagcgACCGCTGACATTGCGGTCAAGTGCATTAAAAGCAATGCCGCGAAACGAGACTTTAAGCACCAAATGTACACTCCACAATTTTGAGCCATCAAATTTCATTTcgtaattaaaaaataaacatttaaaaatatatattaaagttTTAAGAGCACGCATTGTTGAACACCGTTAATTAAAAGTACTTATTATCGAAAAATGTAATACGTATAGCTATACTTTCCGGTAAGTTTGAAATTGGTATTTGCAAACGTTGAGCTATTTTTAGTGGGTGACCGACATATTTATGTAGACTTACCGGATCTCGAGTTGATCAGCTTCTGATTTTTCTGATCGATCTCGTCCCTGAAGAGCTGGGCGAACATGGTACCTTCTCTTTGCAGATGGGGAAACCGATCGATCTCCGCAACACAACGCAGCTCGAGCCCAAGTCTAGCTGGTGAGATTGTCCGCTTTTGCTGGATCAGTTTTTGCAATTGCAACTGATGGAAACGTGGCTCATTCGCGTAGAAATTCAACTGGGAAACAATGCGTCGCATGCTGTATCCATGGGCCACTATGGTGGTCTCAAAAGAGGGAAGTAAATCCACCAGAGAAACctgcaaaaataaaacgaatgcTAAGAAATTGATGGTAGATTTGGATGGGCTACGCATACCTTTATCCCATTGACGTACCAGGTAATCCGTGTGAAAAGACTGGAAAAATCTGTACTACAGTTGACCTCTACGAAGTCATTAAAGCGATAGGTTGAGTGAAAGCTGCTGATGAGTGGATTGTTCTGGGGAAGTGCTGaaataattaatgaaatattttagaaCTTGTAAACGTTATATTGAGAAAACATATGGAATTAAGTTTTTTATGTTATCGCACTGCTTAGTGGTTTCATATGTACAGCTATCAAAAACTGACATGTCTAACTAACCGAAGCAATTCTGAGTTGAGCTAAGAGGGAAAGCCCCTGCAGTATCCTTGCTGTGAAAGGACCCCACTCACTTATGCGCGAGTGTGAGACAGATGACTTTTTCCCCGGCTGAGTGCATCTCAGTTCTCAGTTACGTCCTTAGCTAATTTTAAACGCACATTACACATGCAAATGGCGCACCTTTTTTCCTATGGTTCTtt is part of the Drosophila sechellia strain sech25 chromosome 3R, ASM438219v1, whole genome shotgun sequence genome and encodes:
- the LOC6606603 gene encoding uncharacterized protein LOC6606603 isoform X2, producing MVAAAGRAHAAGYSPLTPPTYIPFAVEGVQLIDDGNECNESSCRVELNLLGVKSSGVYRCEVSGDAPHFQLTARDANMTVEALPQNNPLISSFHSTYRFNDFVEVNCSTDFSSLFTRITWYVNGIKVSLVDLLPSFETTIVAHGYSMRRIVSQLNFYANEPRFHQLQLQKLIQQKRTISPARLGLELRCVAEIDRFPHLQREGTMFAQLFRDEIDQKNQKLINSRSGATPNSQVQHLLLVAISMTMTAVRLFTPLTFQYGARKSSRYKMAATLCSFPRFRF
- the LOC6606603 gene encoding uncharacterized protein LOC6606603 isoform X1; the protein is MDLGRWLLQLGVHMLLVVRRIQCLRVTDINVPQIVDFRDNVTLSCSYDISGHTLNSVKWYKNGKEFFRYSPLTPPTYIPFAVEGVQLIDDGNECNESSCRVELNLLGVKSSGVYRCEVSGDAPHFQLTARDANMTVEALPQNNPLISSFHSTYRFNDFVEVNCSTDFSSLFTRITWYVNGIKVSLVDLLPSFETTIVAHGYSMRRIVSQLNFYANEPRFHQLQLQKLIQQKRTISPARLGLELRCVAEIDRFPHLQREGTMFAQLFRDEIDQKNQKLINSRSGATPNSQVQHLLLVAISMTMTAVRLFTPLTFQYGARKSSRYKMAATLCSFPRFRF